The window TCTTTGAGATCAGCTTGTAATTGTTCTAATAATGTATCTTTTTCTTTGAGATCAGCTTGTAATTGTTCTAATAATGTATCTTTTTCTTTGAGATCAGCTTGTAATTGTTCTAATAATGTATCTTTTTCTTTGAGATCAGCTTGTAATTGTTCTAATAATGTATCTTTTTGTTGTGATTCATTTTGATAATGTATAATTTGTTTTTTTCTTTCTTCGATTTCATTGTTTAGATCTAAAGCCCATTTAGAACGTTCTTCAAATTCTTTTTTTAATTGAGAATAAGTTGCATCTCTTTCAGTTAATTCATTATCAAGTAAACGTACTTGTTTTTGTAGAATAGGAAAATTTTTTAAGAGAATTGTATCTTCATCAAATAAAAATAATTTACTAGAGTAATGAGGTAATTTAGAATCAGAACAAATTGCCAAAAAATATAATGCAGAATCATTTTGATCAGATTTTGTTCCTTCAACATCTAATTCTTGAATAGTGGAATTACTTTTTGAATCAAAAATTGCAAGTGTTGAGGGATAAGATTGATGAAAAATTGAAACGTATTCGAATTTAGTTTTTAGAAATTCTTCTAGTTCTTCTCTAGAATATTCTTTTTCATGGAAGGGGTTTACAGAATTGTAAGTTTTTTTGTTAGGAGTTGATAAAATAAGTAAACCATTATTTTTTAAAATTCTTTTAGCATGTGACAAAAATTGTTCTGGATTTTT of the Nitrosopumilus sp. genome contains:
- a CDS encoding methyltransferase domain-containing protein: MEEKYKKFLENLTKKTEHQNLSLKFTGERFVPFCPELANLFQEHIIRYMFSCQFIKNKIVLDAGCGTGYGSYLLAQKGAKSVLGIDTSKEAITFCKNNFKINNVQFKEDDCTNPKVSDSSIDVVIAFEILEHLKNPEQFLSHAKRILKNNGLLILSTPNKKTYNSVNPFHEKEYSREELEEFLKTKFEYVSIFHQSYPSTLAIFDSKSNSTIQELDVEGTKSDQNDSALYFLAICSDSKLPHYSSKLFLFDEDTILLKNFPILQKQVRLLDNELTERDATYSQLKKEFEERSKWALDLNNEIEERKKQIIHYQNESQQKDTLLEQLQADLKEKDTLLEQLQADLKEKDTLLEQLQADLKEKDTLLEQLQADLK